One Gemmatimonadota bacterium DNA segment encodes these proteins:
- a CDS encoding PHP domain-containing protein produces MLSDRFADLQLHSTASDGSDAPSEVVRRAHQLGFTAIALTDHDTLGGVAEAMAAASTVGIEVIPACEISTLDDTERQVDMLGFGIALDDAPFSHMLHSLRDGRFARAWGMVQKLNEFGYAVSFDRVVEIAGGTENIGRPHVAKAMVEAGIVPDVKSAFTPDLILDGGRCYVQRVKVSPEQAIRAIHAAGGVAVAAHPGRTRLTDAEVAQFVGWGLDGIEVFYPQHDAEQTAHFSALAERHGLLVTGGSDDHGDVNEGRLMGRIKLHYSYVERLKASIAQRGTSLRT; encoded by the coding sequence ATGCTGAGCGACCGATTTGCCGACCTGCAGTTGCATTCCACCGCCTCCGACGGGTCCGATGCTCCGTCGGAGGTGGTACGTCGGGCCCACCAGCTGGGCTTTACCGCCATCGCCCTCACCGACCACGACACCTTGGGTGGCGTGGCCGAGGCGATGGCGGCGGCATCGACGGTAGGGATCGAAGTCATCCCCGCATGCGAGATCTCCACGCTCGATGACACCGAGCGGCAGGTGGACATGCTGGGCTTCGGGATCGCCCTCGACGATGCCCCGTTCTCTCACATGCTCCATTCGCTGCGCGACGGACGGTTCGCCCGGGCGTGGGGGATGGTGCAGAAGCTCAACGAATTCGGCTACGCGGTCTCCTTCGACCGCGTGGTCGAGATTGCCGGCGGCACCGAGAACATCGGGCGGCCGCACGTGGCCAAGGCGATGGTCGAGGCCGGGATCGTCCCGGACGTGAAGTCGGCCTTCACCCCAGACCTCATCCTCGACGGCGGGCGCTGCTACGTGCAGCGCGTGAAGGTCTCCCCCGAGCAGGCGATCCGCGCGATCCATGCGGCTGGCGGCGTGGCCGTCGCCGCTCATCCGGGGCGCACCAGGCTCACCGATGCCGAAGTCGCCCAGTTCGTGGGGTGGGGACTGGATGGCATCGAGGTCTTCTATCCGCAGCACGATGCGGAGCAGACGGCGCACTTCTCGGCGCTCGCCGAGCGACACGGTCTGCTCGTGACGGGCGGATCCGACGATCACGGCGACGTGAACGAGGGACGCCTGATGGGGCGCATTAAGCTTCACTACTCGTACGTCGAGCGTCTCAAGGCCTCGATCGCCCAGCGCGGGACGTCGTTGCGCACGTAG
- the cysC gene encoding adenylyl-sulfate kinase gives MGHRVAPDGRAGRRGRTAHPAVVLPQGRRELRLCPGDAGDDGQTAGPHAGAPVERRDHRRTHDPVVGPARRPARPRRHLAPRCRRVVRDAGHVVGRGGEADLLEHRADVRRRHRAWCRHRQDRCGALARRTTGGRGRLFPLLRHRRRARGLADPLRVHEQRGRRRGHAPAGLQPGEHPGGVTGRTHARGFDRGGARLRAPVQLSPQYDRLRQRLSSHDGCRQGGRDHDDRVDCHRPARGVALVAHHRTGMKQNSGAVVWFTGLPSSGKSTIAHEVYRQLLERGFATELLDGSEVRESLSRGLGFSRADREENVRRIGYVAKLLARNGVIAICAAVSPYRATRDEVRRNTTRFIEVYVECPVEVAERRDPDGMYAKARRGEIEEFTGINAPYEPPLAPEVHIHADHDSVEDGAWKVLSTLELVGVIPRDSARPQLTKEEELLRKLSSQGHF, from the coding sequence ATGGGTCATCGCGTCGCTCCCGATGGTCGTGCTGGGCGTCGCGGTCGCACCGCTCATCCTGCGGTGGTGCTTCCCCAAGGAAGACGTGAGCTTCGTCTCTGCCCGGGCGATGCTGGAGACGACGGTCAAACAGCTGGGCCCCATGCAGGCGCGCCAGTGGAACGTCGCGATCATCGCCGGACTCACGATCCTGTCGTGGGTCCTGCTCGGCGACCGGCTCGACCTCGCCGTCATCTCGCTCCTCGGTGCCGTCGCGTTGTTCGCGACGCGGGCCATGTCGTGGGACGAGGCGGAGAAGCGGATCTACTGGAACATCGTGCTGATGTACGGCGGCGCCATCGCGCTTGGTGTCGTCATCGACAAGACCGGTGCGGCGCGCTGGCTCGTCGAACGACTGGTGGGCGGGGTCGCCTTTTCCCCCTTCTTCGCCATCGCCGCCGTGCTCGTGGGCTCGCTGATCCTCTCCGAGTTCATGAGCAACGCGGCCGCCGTCGCGGTCATGCTCCCGCTGGCCTTCAGCCTGGGGAACACCCTGGGGGCGTCACCGGTCGCACTCACGCTCGCGGTTTCGATCGGGGCGGGGCTCGACTTCGCGCTCCCGTTCAGCTCAGCCCCCAATACGATCGTCTTCGCCAGCGGCTATCTTCGCATGATGGATGTCGTCAAGGCGGGCGGGATCATGACGATCGCGTCGATTGCCATCGTCCTGCTCGTGGCGTGGCTCTGGTGGCCCATCATCGGACTGGTATGAAGCAGAACTCCGGCGCGGTCGTCTGGTTCACCGGCCTCCCCTCGTCGGGGAAGTCGACAATCGCGCACGAGGTGTACCGTCAGCTGCTCGAGCGCGGCTTCGCCACCGAGCTCCTGGACGGTTCCGAGGTGCGCGAGAGCCTGTCGCGCGGCCTTGGCTTCTCGCGTGCCGACCGCGAGGAGAACGTTAGGCGGATTGGCTACGTGGCCAAGCTGCTCGCCCGCAATGGCGTGATCGCCATCTGCGCGGCCGTCTCCCCGTATCGCGCCACGCGCGACGAGGTGCGCCGCAACACGACGCGCTTCATCGAGGTCTACGTCGAGTGCCCGGTGGAGGTCGCCGAACGACGCGATCCCGACGGGATGTACGCCAAGGCACGGCGGGGCGAGATCGAGGAGTTCACTGGGATCAACGCGCCGTACGAGCCGCCGCTCGCCCCCGAGGTGCACATCCACGCCGACCACGACTCAGTCGAGGACGGCGCGTGGAAGGTGCTCAGCACGCTCGAACTCGTGGGGGTGATCCCGCGCGACTCGGCCCGTCCGCAGCTCACCAAGGAAGAGGAACTCCTGCGCAAGCTCTCGAGCCAGGGCCATTTCTGA
- a CDS encoding transposase family protein has product MERLYRLEGLAVRRRGRQRLAVPRVPRPAAEVPNDTWGIDFVRDQLASGCRIRCGTLVGACTRESLMITVHHSLPSVAVIAALDAVIATRGQPVRLSLDNGSEFRSRAFDAWAADRGITVAFIQPGKPIQNAHIESYNGRFRDECLDQHYFLSLADACFHIERWRRAYNDERPNEACHPLTPSEYARTFQTSHQVRRSTQQWRMGGGTLKDRSVWAGRGQGDAARAGRPPLAPGGTVTRARRARSRTTERSARTTGR; this is encoded by the coding sequence GTGGAACGCCTGTATCGCCTCGAAGGACTGGCGGTGCGACGGCGCGGCCGGCAACGGCTCGCGGTGCCGCGCGTACCGCGTCCGGCGGCCGAGGTGCCCAACGACACCTGGGGCATCGACTTCGTGCGTGACCAACTCGCATCGGGGTGTCGCATCCGCTGCGGCACGCTGGTCGGTGCGTGCACCCGCGAGAGCCTCATGATCACCGTCCACCACAGCCTGCCGAGCGTGGCCGTGATCGCGGCGCTCGACGCGGTGATCGCGACGCGCGGGCAGCCGGTGCGACTCTCCCTCGACAACGGCAGCGAGTTCCGCAGTCGGGCCTTTGATGCGTGGGCGGCGGATCGGGGCATCACCGTCGCCTTCATCCAGCCAGGCAAGCCGATCCAGAACGCGCACATCGAATCCTACAACGGGCGCTTCCGCGACGAGTGCCTAGACCAACACTACTTCCTCTCCCTGGCGGACGCGTGTTTCCACATCGAACGCTGGCGCCGGGCCTACAACGACGAACGCCCCAACGAGGCCTGCCACCCCTTAACCCCTAGCGAGTACGCGCGTACGTTCCAAACCTCACACCAGGTCCGACGGTCTACCCAACAGTGGAGAATGGGCGGGGGGACCCTCAAGGACCGGTCGGTGTGGGCGGGGCGAGGGCAAGGAGATGCAGCTCGCGCCGGCCGGCCGCCTCTCGCACCAGGCGGAACGGTCACGCGAGCGCGCCGTGCCCGGTCGAGGACCACGGAACGAAGTGCGAGAACCACAGGACGGTGA
- a CDS encoding transposase: MKTSRFTTEQIVAILQEHAAGASPADLIRRHGISRRTFYHWKKRYGDLQVNEANRLKALGEENRRLKRRVADQALNLQILKDVLGNGR; the protein is encoded by the coding sequence ATGAAGACCTCGCGATTCACCACCGAACAGATCGTCGCCATCCTGCAGGAGCACGCCGCCGGCGCCTCGCCGGCGGACCTGATCCGGCGTCATGGCATTTCGCGCCGGACCTTCTACCACTGGAAGAAGCGCTACGGCGATCTCCAGGTGAACGAAGCCAATCGCCTGAAAGCGCTGGGAGAGGAGAATCGCCGCCTCAAACGCCGCGTCGCCGATCAGGCGCTCAATCTCCAGATCCTGAAGGACGTCCTGGGAAACGGACGATGA
- a CDS encoding glycosyltransferase family 2 protein: MPQVSVVVPLYNKEPYVRRALDSIAAQSFADFEVVIVDDGSQDGSAAIAAGYPDSRFRMIRQANAGPGAARNRGIAEAKGEWIAFLDADDEWLPDYLELAVRQFRSLGEDVASVSSGYYDFHGPGTTPRSTKSMWEARGIVAGSLRVHPGMETTAFAYALAYLHPCTTVIRASVLRKWGGFYEERCRFAEDSFLMVQLLLNETVVFEMTPRVIIHTEAGQLSKNQQSARPVEPFLEHPERIEHVCPVALRPLLARFFTFRAFKTACVLGYWGQWEAAKRLRTRFRTADDRGLPLYWASWVCTTPLARPLGALLRRIRPLHP; encoded by the coding sequence ATGCCGCAGGTTTCGGTGGTTGTGCCGCTGTACAACAAAGAACCCTATGTTCGGCGCGCTCTTGACTCCATCGCGGCACAGTCCTTTGCAGATTTTGAAGTAGTCATCGTGGACGATGGCTCCCAGGACGGAAGCGCTGCCATCGCCGCAGGTTATCCCGACTCTCGCTTCCGCATGATCCGGCAGGCGAATGCCGGTCCCGGAGCAGCACGCAATCGGGGCATCGCCGAGGCAAAGGGAGAGTGGATCGCGTTCCTCGATGCGGACGACGAATGGCTGCCCGACTATCTCGAACTTGCCGTCCGACAATTCCGTTCGCTTGGTGAGGACGTCGCGTCGGTATCCAGCGGTTACTACGATTTCCACGGGCCAGGCACAACCCCGCGCTCAACCAAATCGATGTGGGAGGCTCGTGGCATCGTGGCCGGGAGCCTGCGAGTTCACCCGGGGATGGAAACCACGGCCTTCGCGTACGCGCTCGCGTACTTGCATCCGTGTACGACAGTGATCCGCGCCAGTGTTCTTCGGAAGTGGGGTGGCTTCTATGAAGAGCGGTGTCGCTTCGCCGAGGACTCCTTCTTAATGGTGCAACTCCTCCTCAACGAAACGGTGGTGTTCGAGATGACTCCCCGGGTGATCATTCACACCGAGGCTGGTCAGCTGAGTAAGAATCAGCAGTCTGCGCGGCCTGTGGAGCCCTTCTTGGAACACCCGGAACGGATCGAGCATGTCTGTCCAGTCGCCTTACGGCCGCTGCTGGCTCGCTTCTTCACATTCAGGGCGTTCAAGACGGCGTGCGTCTTGGGGTACTGGGGGCAGTGGGAGGCCGCGAAGAGACTGCGAACTCGGTTTCGCACAGCGGACGATCGCGGATTGCCCCTCTACTGGGCGTCGTGGGTGTGCACCACACCGTTGGCTCGACCGCTAGGTGCACTGTTGCGCCGCATACGACCACTGCACCCCTAA
- a CDS encoding glycosyltransferase family 4 protein, whose amino-acid sequence MEQLVSSLRIRERVIFAGHHPDTRPFFARADVFVLPSLSEGSPNVLLEAMEAGLPLVSTAVGGVQETVVDEESALLVQPRDPQVLGTALRRILSDGPLAVRLAKAAYAKVQEHFRPDHYRKALLDTYSDLYAEVTAEKGA is encoded by the coding sequence ATGGAGCAATTGGTAAGCTCTCTGAGAATCCGCGAGCGCGTTATTTTCGCAGGTCATCACCCTGACACCCGGCCGTTCTTCGCTCGTGCCGATGTGTTCGTGCTGCCTTCCCTGAGTGAAGGATCTCCGAATGTGCTGCTGGAGGCGATGGAAGCAGGCTTGCCCCTCGTATCGACGGCGGTCGGTGGCGTCCAGGAAACGGTTGTGGATGAGGAATCCGCGCTGCTGGTGCAGCCTCGGGATCCGCAGGTCTTGGGTACCGCGCTACGTCGTATTCTCAGCGATGGTCCCTTGGCTGTCCGGCTCGCGAAAGCCGCCTACGCAAAGGTCCAAGAGCACTTCCGGCCTGACCACTACCGAAAGGCGTTGCTCGACACTTATTCCGATCTCTATGCCGAAGTCACTGCGGAGAAGGGGGCCTGA
- a CDS encoding glycosyltransferase: MTNQFIEAGRAQSIAVQLEPARRQFDPRVLPLLRASVDRIQPDIIQTHVVKGRFLLRVSPLGNGCPWIALHHGYTTEDKKVRLYNRLNRWSLPAAERVLTFCNPFARSLEQSGVRPDRTRMLPNSIAPSPYATPDEVLESSKRLSIHSQDRVVLAVGRASSERDHADLLHATAQVVHELPGLPIRLVLLGTAWSGILWSNW; the protein is encoded by the coding sequence ATGACAAATCAGTTCATTGAAGCGGGTCGTGCACAGAGCATTGCCGTGCAACTTGAGCCGGCGCGTCGGCAGTTCGATCCGCGAGTGCTCCCGCTACTGCGCGCAAGCGTGGACCGCATTCAGCCCGACATCATCCAAACCCACGTAGTGAAGGGGCGTTTCCTGCTGCGCGTCAGTCCGCTCGGGAACGGCTGTCCGTGGATCGCGCTTCATCATGGCTACACAACTGAGGATAAGAAAGTCCGGCTCTACAACCGGCTCAACCGTTGGTCTCTGCCGGCGGCCGAGCGGGTGCTGACATTCTGCAATCCCTTCGCACGAAGTCTGGAGCAGTCCGGAGTTCGTCCCGATCGTACTCGGATGCTTCCCAATTCCATAGCACCGTCGCCGTATGCGACTCCGGATGAAGTGCTGGAGTCATCCAAGCGCTTGAGCATCCATTCCCAGGATCGCGTGGTCTTGGCGGTGGGCCGAGCTTCTTCGGAGAGAGACCACGCGGATTTGCTTCATGCTACTGCCCAAGTCGTTCATGAACTGCCGGGGCTCCCCATACGATTGGTGCTGCTGGGGACGGCGTGGAGCGGGATCCTATGGAGCAATTGGTAA